The Polypterus senegalus isolate Bchr_013 chromosome 1, ASM1683550v1, whole genome shotgun sequence genomic sequence ACAACTAGCTGCATTAGTGACTTTGGCTACTGGTTTTAgatgcaaagaatttttttaattagaggCCTGTTGTTTAGTAGGAATCATTGAATATATAAACTTGACATGCTTCTAAATGCCATTAATAGTAGTGCACtagtttagaaatggttcattttgggcattttaaagatttaaaaaggtatctgtgtgggtttccttcagggaCTCTGGGTAACCTTTAATTGTGACCCGCTTATGGCCTTTAAATTGGCCTGATATGAGTGAGTGCATCCAGCAATGGTGTGACATAGTGGATATAGTCAGCTTCAAAGACCTGCAAGTCtggtttgtttcattatttttcttttatcatctACTTGTTAAGATTTTAATCTATTAATCTTTTCTTAATtatcaatccattcatccatgttCTAATCCAGAAGCAAACCTACCAGattccacatactgtagataGTGACCAGGTGGAGGACCAGACCTAGAGCTTTGATGCAGCTTCATTTAGCACTTTAGCACCATTTGAATTATTTAGATTGGATGTAAATTAGATCAGACACGGGTGCAAATAATCAAACCAATCCACAACAGAGGCGTGAGTTTGGTGGCATTTGTACTTCTGTGTGTTTAGTCTAAAGTGTTGGTGACTGTTTTAAtgacatttcaaaattaaaatgaaggtaatATTTGCAGCCAGTTACAGAAGGACAAGTTTTTTTCGATGATAAATTGTTTATAGATAAAGCgtgaattatttatataaattatgcaaaggaaaataggaaaaaattcatatattccaatatacagtTCTTCACGAAAATTGGCTCAGAGTGCTTGCACagattaatactgtatatacatagaaCATGGCAATATTTACAAACCTAAACACATTtattatgttaaaataaacagTAATCAAGAGATACATAAACTACAGGCAATGTGTATTCAAAATCACGCTGACAGAGATCCAGGTTGTTAagcaagaattaaataaaatgaagaaaacagcttctGATTAAGAAATTGTGGTGTGTCCCCAAAATCAAGAAGGACATGCACTCATTTGCAGCAACCGTTACCAAGTTCCAtcatggctgctggttttcattccattcattttctaatgtgGGGTTATTTATACAATTATTTTGACGCCTATTTTAGATAAATGTGTTGCTGTTTccttttttccacatttaaagTGTCACTGCAGAAATAATCAATTGAAATGAATATGCGGGTGTTAGATTTCTCCTAAGCAGATCTGACTTTATGAGGAGCACATATGTGCATGTGAAATGAATTAGCACCTTATGTTTTGGATACATTGTTATTTTAACTTgggactttatttttttaaccgtAACAAAAAAGGTAAATTTATTTAGAGGGAAACATGTATTAGCAATAAAGTTCATCTGTGAGTTTTGTGAACCCAGCTTTTCTAGTAAAGTGTCATGGAGATCTTGATAATACGTCTGTGGCTTTATGTGCTCATGTATAATTAGAGAAGGTGTAGGGTTTACTAGTAAATGTCATAAACCAAATCATCATATGGCATTTTTCCTAAATAGcaataccttttttattttaacataaccAGAAAAGAGATTAAATCTGCTGCTGCTCCAAAAATCATTTTAGAACAGAACACCCTAATAATAGTTCGCTCAGTgaggaaaaaaagttttgtttcacATAAACATATTTAGAAAAGTGCCATTAAGCTTACCACTTGTATTACTAActctaaatgaaaaacatttataaagaagATTTAAGATAATGGCAACCATGTACAGTTAGCCAATCCCCCACTGAAAACCTCTCTGCATCCTCTTCCGTTTTCTTTTAAGTCTAACCAGCTTCCATCACCACTCCTGAAACAGGTCAGTGGCAAGGTGAAGTCTGAGGCTTGGTAGTCAAATAGCCTGGCTGAGCCCTTTGTGACAAGAGGGGTTTTCAACAAAGTGAAGGCACAAACACGATTTTCACAATCAGACTTCTTTCATTTAACAAATGGTTTGCCTGAACCCAGAAATAGATGTATTACTGCAACAAAAGgagataatgaaataaaaactctCTGACAACATAAGAAGGTGACTGTGTAGATAGATGCCATTGACCTTACCACTCAATAACATTGACATAGTTAAGCACTTGGCTAcaattcaatgttattttttattctgtaagACACGATTCACTAGCCTTCTACTATTTCTTGATAAACTTATGTTTTCCCTTAAACACTAGGAAGCAAAGTATTGGGCACAAGGGAGGAATCACCCCTGTGTGTGACATtgatccatcacagagcacaagAAGACCCTGACTAACCTGAGAACTGACTGCAGGTCCCCTGAGCTGTTAAGCATTAATACCTTCTTACTATCTGTTGTAGTTGCTCCAAGAGGGCTTATTTTCTTGTGACGTGACtattaaaaactaaattcaagTTCTTCCAAAAAATATCCTTTTCCAGCCCATTGCAGATGTAGACAGTCATTTTGTCCACCACCCCAGTTCAaaggcattattttattttacctttccATTTTTGTTGGTTAGGCTTTCACAACCATATGTTATTGAAAATGACTCTTGTGTTGGCAATCCAGACTTTAGTTATTAAAACATAATGTTTCGAATGtgattagattttttaaaaaaggggaagtTACAAATGGTACTTTTAAATGTCACACTCATATTTAAAGTAAATGGCTTTTATGGTaaagttctgtgcagctctattggttaaaatggcttttttctctttttttttttctttgcagaccTGCAATTTATAAAACGTTTATTCTGATTGGCCTTGAGAATGAACACTTCTACTGTCTTGCCCCTAAAAGGCTGCACTATCAATGACCAGATGGTGCCATTCACCTACTTTTACTACATGATCTTCTTGACAGGCATTATTGGAAGTTTGGTGGCACTCTGGGCATTCATACACCAACCTAAAAATAGTAAAAGCATTAATGTTTACCTCACCAATCTCTTAACATCTGACTTCCTCTTGACTCTAGCCCTGCCTTTTAAAATTGCAGTGGATTTGGGAATTGCACCTTGGAAGCTAAAGATTTTTCATTGTCAGGTGTCAGCTTGTCTAATTTATATCAACATGTATGTGTCAATTATGTTTTTGGCTTTCGTGAGTGTGGATCGCTACTTGGAGATCACTCAAACATCAAAGATTTTCAAGATCCAGAACACGGGATTTGCCAAGATGATGTCATCAGTCATCTGGCTTTTACTTATTCTAATTACAATACCAAACATGTTGATACCTATTCAGGATATCTCAGAAAAGCCGCTAGTCACCTGCGCAGAATTCAAGACGCAACTTGGACTGCACTGGCACACCTTAACCACCTTCATATGCATTGCCATTTTTATGAACGCTTCTGCAGTGATACTGATCTCAAATGGCCTTATTCTGAAGAGGCTCTGCCATGAAACAGATAACCagaattacaaaaatgttaagcGGGCAATGCGCAACATACTGATAGTGACTGTGGGCTATGTAGTTTGCTTTGTGCCTTATCACATTGTTCGATTACCATATACACTAACTCAGAACAAAGTCATAAATGATTGCTCACTCAAGAGATCTCTATTTCTTGCTAAGGAGTCCACCCTACTCTTGGCTGTCCTCAACCTTTGTTTTGACCCTATTTTATATTTCTACCTCTCTCACTCATTCCGAGAGAAAATTACTGAAGCATTCCGACcacaaagaaaaacttctgaaaaaATCCCAAAGAAAAATGGGGAATGTCAGAATCTGAAGGACACTGAAGACCAAAGGATTGTTGCAagctgaaattcttcttcttattattattgttatttgctaGCGCTTAATTTTAAGGCCTGAGATGCACCCTGTTGGCAAATGAATGCAGTTGCAAGTGTTGATACAGAAAATGGTGTGCTTTCACCAAACCTCACAGCAGTGCCTAACTTAACTGATCTGTTACTCTTTCACAATAAATGTGTGGCCGTAACCTACATTACAAACTTAAAACATACTTGACAGGCATATCTACAAGTTCATTGACCTATTACTACTGTATGTACTGCTTCATTCTTTCAAACAGATACAGgatactttttaatgttttaaatatctgAACCAAAATTGTATTTTCAAAGTATAAAAACCTCAATTACTTCATTacctactgtataaaaaaaacccATCTCTGAGAGATGGGCATGCTGGATACTTTCAGCCCTCCTCTTTGGTATGAACCTCATCAGATCACAGATAGCACCATGGAAGTTTTAATCTGGGTACAACAGACATGCCACTGCACTGCGAGAAGTTTAAGGGCTTTTCCTCCTAAAGATGTGTTAGGTTGGCTGCTGATTCTAAATTTGTTGCATGTGACAGTGAGTGTAGGTACGAGTGGGCTCCTAGTGAACTTGACTCTGTACAGGCTTTTTGCCAATGGAGGACAGTGTCCAGCTCCCCAtgattctgaactggattaagtgggtttgagcatgttatgttatttgttgtatttaaatagtaattaataatGACCTTCTTTTCTTGAAAGTGACAAACCAAGAGGTATCTTTCAGATACTATTACAGATTGTAACAATACCATAGTAATCGCACTTTAATTAAAACATATGATAAATATTTACTAAATTAAACAATCTAATCAATATTTGTTGGCTTGTTGACTTGGAGGTGTTCCTGTGACACAACCAGCAGTGAAAtgctgtactgtactttattaataAAGCATTCAACATTTCAGAACTTAAGACAAAAATGACTCCTGTATTCATTGTTTATAAGATAGTCACAGAGTTTAAGAggaaataaaatcatatttttaaatagcactattttcttgtttttaatgcatTCAGATAAGGGACTGAAAGCTGTCGTGTTTGGTGTAGCttttgttaaattgttaaatCAACACATACacctttttaaatatactgtacatatgaagaactttctgtttcatattttttaagtatttcaaCCTGCATGGTGAtccaaagagcacagtggctAGTGGTACTGTCTGTCAAATCCTTGGCTGCACTTCTTGACACTGTGCTGAGTCCACTTGGGTACATTCATTTTCTCTTCACCcccta encodes the following:
- the gpr171 gene encoding probable G-protein coupled receptor 171, encoding MNTSTVLPLKGCTINDQMVPFTYFYYMIFLTGIIGSLVALWAFIHQPKNSKSINVYLTNLLTSDFLLTLALPFKIAVDLGIAPWKLKIFHCQVSACLIYINMYVSIMFLAFVSVDRYLEITQTSKIFKIQNTGFAKMMSSVIWLLLILITIPNMLIPIQDISEKPLVTCAEFKTQLGLHWHTLTTFICIAIFMNASAVILISNGLILKRLCHETDNQNYKNVKRAMRNILIVTVGYVVCFVPYHIVRLPYTLTQNKVINDCSLKRSLFLAKESTLLLAVLNLCFDPILYFYLSHSFREKITEAFRPQRKTSEKIPKKNGECQNLKDTEDQRIVAS